The Flavobacterium praedii genome window below encodes:
- a CDS encoding DsbA family oxidoreductase — MENQLKIQIWSDVMCPFCYIGKRRIEEALSLFDNKESVAIEWKSFQLDPSFVATPNESIIDHLAEKYRKDTSWAQTMVDNMTENAKKSGLNFHFEKAILANSLNAHRLLHLAKKHNVSNELEELLFKAYLTDGKDVNDLKTLESLGLEVGLEKEAIKNVLHSDVYANEVRQDQEEAQSIGVTGVPFFVFDNKYAVSGAQATDVFLKTLEKSWEEGNYKTKLQLQNATDENSCGIDGCE; from the coding sequence ATGGAAAATCAATTAAAAATACAAATCTGGTCGGATGTAATGTGTCCGTTTTGTTATATTGGAAAAAGAAGAATAGAAGAAGCACTTTCACTTTTTGATAATAAAGAATCGGTAGCTATTGAATGGAAAAGTTTTCAATTGGATCCGAGTTTTGTGGCAACTCCCAATGAAAGCATCATTGATCATTTGGCAGAAAAATATAGAAAAGATACCAGTTGGGCACAAACAATGGTAGATAATATGACTGAAAACGCGAAAAAATCGGGATTGAATTTTCATTTTGAGAAAGCCATTCTTGCCAATTCATTAAACGCCCATCGCTTATTGCATTTGGCCAAAAAACATAATGTATCGAACGAGTTGGAAGAACTATTATTCAAAGCCTATTTGACTGATGGTAAAGATGTAAACGATTTGAAAACTTTAGAATCGTTGGGTCTCGAAGTAGGATTAGAAAAAGAAGCGATTAAAAACGTATTACATTCAGATGTTTATGCTAATGAGGTGCGACAAGACCAAGAAGAGGCGCAATCGATTGGTGTAACAGGTGTTCCCTTCTTTGTATTTGACAATAAATATGCTGTATCTGGAGCACAAGCCACTGATGTGTTTTTGAAAACACTGGAAAAATCTTGGGAGGAAGGAAATTACAAAACTA